The following are from one region of the Polynucleobacter sp. MWH-CaK5 genome:
- a CDS encoding serine hydrolase: MIFRSNLLRKLMVGLLSSSLLLGAQVSFAQSASNKQTTQQAAKKKVAPKKQKQVRTSTTRAKSAKAPDEKRPSFAAAMGLRGNQDDLNLKSSVALIVDRQTHEVLFEKNAHAALPIASITKLMTSLVVLEAQLPLDETIVIEQSDVNAYPGRTRSRVTQGAKMSREQAMLLSLMSSENRASQALGRNFPGGIPAFVDAMNAKAKLLGMSQSKFADPTGLSSENVSSPEDLTRLVEAAYQYKVIREFSTRPDYSIMIGKREQKFVNTNRLVRASDMDIGLQKTGYISAAGRCLVMQAKVVGRDVVMVFLDSVGTQSRFADAVRVREWLEANPNPESIRKL, translated from the coding sequence ATGATATTTAGAAGTAATTTGTTGCGTAAATTGATGGTTGGATTGTTGAGCAGTTCTTTGTTGCTTGGAGCACAAGTGTCTTTTGCTCAAAGTGCAAGTAATAAACAAACAACCCAGCAGGCGGCCAAGAAAAAAGTAGCCCCAAAGAAGCAAAAACAAGTTAGAACATCTACCACTCGAGCTAAGTCTGCAAAAGCTCCTGATGAAAAGCGACCATCATTTGCTGCTGCCATGGGTTTGCGTGGTAATCAGGATGACCTCAATTTAAAGTCGAGCGTGGCGTTGATCGTTGATCGTCAAACACATGAAGTATTGTTTGAAAAAAATGCTCATGCAGCATTGCCAATTGCATCCATCACCAAATTGATGACATCTTTGGTTGTGCTTGAAGCTCAACTGCCATTGGATGAAACAATCGTGATTGAGCAATCAGATGTGAATGCTTATCCTGGCCGCACTCGCTCTCGAGTAACCCAGGGAGCTAAAATGTCGCGCGAACAAGCCATGCTTTTGTCTTTGATGTCTTCTGAGAATCGAGCATCACAGGCCTTGGGCAGAAATTTTCCTGGTGGCATACCAGCCTTCGTTGATGCGATGAATGCCAAAGCAAAGTTACTCGGCATGAGTCAATCTAAATTTGCAGACCCTACAGGTCTATCCAGTGAGAATGTTTCTAGTCCAGAGGATTTGACTCGTTTGGTTGAAGCGGCTTATCAATATAAAGTCATTAGAGAGTTTTCAACTAGACCTGATTACAGCATCATGATCGGTAAGCGCGAACAAAAGTTTGTTAACACCAATCGCTTGGTCAGGGCCAGTGATATGGACATCGGACTTCAAAAGACTGGTTACATCTCTGCTGCGGGCCGTTGTTTGGTGATGCAAGCCAAAGTTGTTGGCCGTGATGTGGTGATGGTGTTTTTGGATTCTGTTGGTACGCAGTCTCGTTTTGCTGATGCTGTGCGTGTCAGAGAGTGGTTGGAAGCCAACCCAAACCCTGAATCAATCAGAAAGCTTTAA
- a CDS encoding IclR family transcriptional regulator gives MTSRTAIQVLDRMMSLLDALADSDEAQSLKRLSELTDLHPSTAHRILNDMVACRLVERADSGTYRLGLKLLELGNLVKARLSVRDAAQLPMRALHKLTGQTVNLSVRQGDEIVYIDRAYSERSGMQVVRAIGGRAPLHLTSVGKLFLADDDSVKLKNYVSKTGLNGHTQNSINDLAQLEKELDLVKSVGHARDDEELELGVSCMAAAILDDTGKLVAGLSLSAPTERMQDEWLKSLKDTAMQISKSLGYKPSLKSS, from the coding sequence ATGACAAGCAGAACAGCTATCCAGGTTTTGGACCGCATGATGAGTCTTCTGGATGCCCTCGCAGATAGTGACGAAGCCCAGAGTCTTAAAAGACTGTCTGAGCTAACTGATTTGCACCCTTCTACTGCTCACCGAATTTTGAATGACATGGTTGCCTGCCGCTTAGTTGAGCGTGCAGACAGTGGCACCTATCGCTTAGGTTTAAAACTTCTTGAATTAGGTAATTTGGTGAAGGCTCGACTATCTGTCAGGGATGCTGCTCAATTACCAATGAGAGCCTTGCATAAGCTCACAGGTCAAACAGTTAACCTGTCTGTTCGACAAGGTGATGAAATTGTTTATATCGATCGTGCCTATAGTGAGAGATCAGGCATGCAAGTGGTTCGCGCCATCGGTGGCAGAGCCCCACTTCATTTAACTTCAGTCGGTAAACTTTTCTTGGCTGATGATGATTCTGTGAAGTTGAAAAATTATGTGAGTAAAACAGGCTTGAATGGCCATACTCAAAATAGTATCAACGATTTGGCACAGTTAGAAAAAGAATTAGATTTGGTAAAAAGTGTTGGGCATGCCCGAGATGATGAAGAATTAGAATTGGGTGTTAGTTGTATGGCTGCAGCCATTTTGGATGACACTGGCAAATTAGTTGCCGGTCTATCTTTATCAGCACCCACTGAGCGCATGCAAGATGAATGGCTCAAGTCACTCAAAGATACTGCGATGCAGATCTCAAAAAGCTTGGGCTACAAACCAAGCCTTAAGTCCTCTTAA
- a CDS encoding quinone-dependent dihydroorotate dehydrogenase → MNLYPLVKPCLFAMDPERAHNLTLNTLDKVHALGLGFLSQEKIARDERTFCGLKIPNPVGLAAGLDKDGKHIDALADLGFGFIEIGTVTPKAQAGNPLPRMFRLPEVSGLINRMGFNNDGVDACVSRVRKSDFWQSGGVLGLNIGKNATTPIESAADDYLICMRKVYDIASYITVNISSPNTKNLRQLQGADELSSLLSAIAEEKKVLSDLHKKEVPLFLKIAPDLDLDQIQTIAELLIKNKIDAVIATNTTIARDLVAHLPFGNEAGGLSGAPVKGSSDHVIQELHRTLQGQVPIIGVGGIMSGQDAKDKINAGASLVQLYSGLIYKGPKLVSDCAKALKGGF, encoded by the coding sequence ATGAATCTCTACCCTCTCGTCAAGCCTTGTTTATTTGCCATGGACCCTGAACGTGCGCATAACTTGACTTTGAACACCCTCGATAAAGTACACGCTCTTGGCTTGGGCTTTTTATCGCAAGAAAAGATTGCTCGCGATGAACGAACTTTTTGCGGCTTAAAAATACCCAACCCCGTCGGTCTTGCTGCAGGATTGGATAAAGACGGTAAACACATTGATGCTTTGGCTGATTTGGGTTTTGGTTTTATAGAAATTGGCACAGTGACTCCTAAAGCGCAAGCTGGCAATCCCTTACCAAGAATGTTTCGCCTTCCAGAAGTATCAGGCTTGATCAATCGCATGGGATTTAACAATGATGGCGTAGACGCATGTGTGTCACGCGTGAGGAAATCTGATTTTTGGCAAAGTGGCGGAGTATTAGGTTTAAACATTGGCAAAAATGCCACGACTCCAATTGAATCAGCTGCTGATGACTATCTCATTTGCATGAGAAAGGTGTACGACATTGCCTCCTACATCACAGTCAATATTTCATCACCAAACACAAAGAATCTAAGACAGTTGCAAGGTGCTGATGAATTAAGTTCATTGTTAAGCGCGATTGCCGAAGAAAAAAAGGTACTGAGCGACCTGCACAAGAAAGAAGTTCCGCTCTTCCTAAAAATAGCTCCAGATTTGGACTTGGATCAGATTCAGACCATCGCAGAATTGCTGATCAAAAATAAGATTGATGCCGTGATTGCGACCAACACCACCATTGCCCGTGATTTAGTGGCGCACTTACCGTTTGGTAATGAAGCAGGTGGTCTTTCCGGGGCACCAGTCAAAGGTTCTTCCGATCATGTGATCCAAGAGCTGCACCGCACCCTTCAGGGTCAAGTCCCCATTATTGGCGTCGGCGGAATCATGTCTGGCCAAGACGCCAAAGACAAGATCAATGCAGGTGCCAGCCTGGTCCAACTCTATAGTGGCTTGATTTATAAAGGTCCTAAGCTGGTTTCTGACTGCGCAAAGGCTTTAAAAGGCGGATTTTAA
- a CDS encoding arginyltransferase, producing the protein MSKLKELPFTTLQFYATAPYECSYLAHHQARSQVATPTHLIHADVYGELVASGFRRSGLYTYRPYCDGCKACIACRVDVERFKPKRYQQRAFKKHQNLEVKIGHLEFFQEHYDLYMSYQHDRHLHGGMDADDQDQYKQFLLQSKVNSRMIEFRDGPDGEEPGKLRIVSIIDIVQSGLSSVYTFFDTSVPSASYGTFTIMWQIEQTKKLQLPYLYLGYYIEESPKMSYKAQFEPLEILVNDVWQRN; encoded by the coding sequence ATGAGTAAATTAAAAGAACTCCCCTTCACCACCCTTCAGTTCTATGCAACTGCTCCCTATGAGTGCAGTTACTTAGCGCATCATCAAGCACGTTCTCAAGTAGCAACGCCTACTCATTTGATCCATGCTGATGTTTATGGTGAATTAGTCGCGAGTGGTTTTCGTCGCAGTGGTTTATACACTTATCGACCTTACTGTGATGGCTGTAAAGCATGCATCGCCTGTCGCGTTGATGTTGAACGCTTCAAACCCAAGCGATATCAACAACGAGCATTTAAAAAACATCAGAATCTTGAAGTAAAAATTGGTCATTTAGAATTTTTTCAAGAACACTACGATCTCTACATGTCCTACCAACATGATCGCCATCTTCATGGCGGCATGGATGCCGATGATCAAGATCAATACAAACAGTTTTTACTGCAAAGTAAAGTGAACAGTCGCATGATTGAATTCAGAGATGGCCCTGATGGTGAAGAGCCAGGCAAGTTAAGGATTGTCAGCATCATTGATATTGTTCAAAGTGGCTTGTCTTCCGTGTACACCTTCTTTGATACAAGTGTTCCAAGCGCCAGTTATGGAACATTCACGATCATGTGGCAAATAGAACAAACCAAAAAACTTCAGTTACCCTACTTGTACTTGGGCTACTACATTGAAGAAAGCCCTAAAATGTCATACAAAGCACAGTTTGAACCATTAGAAATATTGGTCAACGATGTGTGGCAACGCAATTAA
- the aat gene encoding leucyl/phenylalanyl-tRNA--protein transferase, whose protein sequence is MGLSWLQPNDPFPSPWSDADPDPEVPGLLAISEEISAEQLLRAYQQGIFPWYSDGQPILWWSPNPRMVLKPKNFKISKNFKKEIKNVLIDQDWQVKVDDDFHATILSCATQSRSGQDGTWITHAIMHAYGQLHEQGNAHSIEVFHQGQRVGGLYCVNLGQMVFGESMFSQKTGASKIALASLCAWAIAQDIEMIDCQQETAHLSSLGGYPIPRTEFLNHVREKTTAINPIWSFNKSVLQHWLSQPA, encoded by the coding sequence ATGGGTCTCTCCTGGCTCCAACCGAATGATCCATTTCCATCACCTTGGAGTGATGCCGACCCCGATCCAGAAGTTCCTGGTCTATTAGCCATCAGTGAAGAGATCAGCGCAGAGCAATTACTGCGTGCCTATCAACAAGGAATCTTCCCTTGGTACTCAGATGGGCAACCCATTTTGTGGTGGTCGCCAAATCCAAGAATGGTGCTTAAACCGAAAAACTTCAAAATCAGCAAGAATTTCAAAAAAGAAATTAAGAATGTCTTGATCGATCAGGATTGGCAAGTAAAGGTCGATGATGATTTTCATGCGACCATTCTGTCCTGTGCAACACAATCTAGATCAGGTCAAGATGGCACATGGATCACACACGCCATCATGCATGCCTACGGCCAATTACATGAGCAAGGCAATGCACACAGCATTGAAGTTTTCCATCAAGGTCAACGTGTTGGCGGTTTGTATTGCGTTAATTTAGGTCAAATGGTTTTTGGTGAATCTATGTTTTCTCAAAAAACAGGAGCCTCAAAGATTGCTCTTGCAAGCCTATGCGCCTGGGCGATTGCCCAAGACATCGAGATGATTGACTGCCAGCAAGAAACAGCACATTTGAGTTCATTGGGTGGATATCCGATTCCACGCACAGAATTTTTAAACCATGTGCGCGAGAAAACTACTGCAATTAATCCCATTTGGAGTTTTAATAAGAGTGTTTTGCAACATTGGCTAAGCCAACCGGCATGA
- a CDS encoding NUDIX hydrolase, whose product MNYCPKCGSTVTLKTPLDDTRERHVCSDCATIHYENPRNVVGTIPVWQDKVLLCKRAIQPRLGYWTLPAGFLEVGESTEDGAKRETLEEAGASVEIGPLFSLLNVTHVEQVHLFYLAKLMEPKYQAGVESLEVELFAEKDIPWDDLAFPTVRKTLEWYFQDKNSGRLNQADKIATHLDDVGYDERIDRKY is encoded by the coding sequence ATGAATTACTGCCCAAAATGCGGTTCAACCGTGACCTTGAAAACTCCTCTCGACGACACGAGGGAGAGGCACGTTTGTTCAGACTGCGCAACCATTCATTATGAAAACCCACGCAACGTGGTGGGCACTATTCCAGTTTGGCAAGATAAAGTCCTTTTGTGTAAAAGAGCCATACAGCCAAGGCTTGGCTACTGGACCTTACCCGCAGGCTTTCTAGAAGTTGGAGAAAGCACCGAGGATGGCGCTAAACGAGAAACGCTTGAAGAGGCAGGTGCAAGCGTTGAAATCGGCCCTTTGTTTTCTTTGTTGAATGTCACACACGTTGAACAGGTTCATTTATTCTATTTAGCAAAACTCATGGAGCCTAAATATCAAGCTGGAGTTGAAAGTTTAGAAGTCGAATTGTTTGCCGAAAAAGATATTCCATGGGATGACTTGGCATTTCCAACGGTTCGAAAAACGCTTGAATGGTATTTTCAGGATAAAAACTCTGGTCGCCTTAATCAGGCAGATAAGATTGCGACTCATCTGGATGATGTTGGCTACGATGAACGCATTGATCGGAAATATTGA
- the pabB gene encoding aminodeoxychorismate synthase component I — protein sequence MADFEHLSCTILLDDAQSSSNNPSSRLYQSPLKNIQASNAGNLDAALAEIEQAIHNQYHVVTCFSYELGEYLLGLTPKKSKTPWVQAWVFKDVQKLSKEQVSQWLKAELIPSVNQAADQPPITNTSNSITQEQFEEDISKIQEWIKAGDTYQVNHTYRINGQLNGSPLKAYEILRQKQPGPYGAYIDHPNGWVLSCSPEWFLQKSNNTLMTKPMKGTAKVGESSSEELHDDAKNRAENVMIVDLLRNDLSKISMPGTVKVPNLFEVQQHGDVLQMTSTISSKSKENLRLKELLLAIFPCGSVTGAPKKRTMELIQSLESAPRNLYCGAIAWFDPSSEAGLGDLGMSVVIRTLELAKDQSFQMGVGGGITIDSESADEWHECQTKAGFLYALQDQSEPIGLFETIRIEQGQACHMDMHLERIFKSAIELKIQFDSNKAIHLIQETCSQLDANLIHRLRLDLSAEGLLSVKTAVIQNLDPGPVLWASDLLATDTTMSSTDQLLGHKVTRRKLYDQAWLAAEKLGAFDALFMNEQGFVTEGGRSNIFIKKDGQWLTPPLLSGCLPGVMRSIILKDQNYKAIEQNITRFDVLNAEELIFTNALRGIVKTTN from the coding sequence ATGGCTGACTTTGAGCATCTCTCTTGCACCATCTTGCTCGATGATGCTCAAAGCTCAAGCAATAATCCAAGTAGCAGGCTGTATCAGTCTCCGTTAAAGAACATACAAGCAAGCAATGCTGGCAATCTTGATGCAGCACTCGCAGAAATTGAACAAGCCATTCATAATCAGTATCACGTAGTTACTTGTTTCAGTTATGAGCTTGGCGAATACCTTTTAGGTTTAACACCAAAAAAATCTAAGACACCTTGGGTGCAAGCTTGGGTTTTTAAAGATGTTCAAAAGCTCAGCAAAGAGCAAGTGAGTCAATGGCTCAAAGCTGAACTCATTCCATCAGTTAATCAAGCAGCCGATCAGCCGCCTATTACGAACACCAGCAATAGCATCACTCAAGAACAATTTGAAGAAGATATTTCTAAGATTCAAGAGTGGATCAAGGCTGGCGATACATATCAAGTCAATCACACCTACCGAATCAATGGCCAATTGAACGGCTCACCGCTCAAAGCCTACGAGATACTCAGACAAAAACAACCAGGTCCTTACGGTGCCTATATAGATCATCCAAATGGCTGGGTCTTATCTTGCTCCCCTGAATGGTTTTTACAGAAATCAAATAACACCTTGATGACCAAGCCCATGAAAGGCACGGCAAAGGTTGGCGAGAGCAGCTCTGAAGAGCTTCATGATGATGCTAAAAATCGTGCTGAAAATGTCATGATTGTTGATTTACTCCGCAACGATTTAAGCAAAATATCGATGCCAGGCACAGTTAAAGTGCCCAATTTATTTGAAGTGCAGCAGCATGGTGATGTTTTACAAATGACATCAACCATCAGCTCAAAATCTAAAGAAAATTTAAGACTCAAAGAATTACTTCTTGCTATTTTTCCATGTGGTTCCGTCACAGGAGCCCCCAAGAAGAGAACGATGGAGTTGATTCAATCTTTAGAGTCAGCACCAAGGAATCTTTACTGTGGCGCTATTGCCTGGTTTGATCCGAGCTCAGAAGCTGGATTAGGTGACCTTGGGATGAGCGTTGTGATCAGAACCTTGGAGCTTGCAAAGGATCAAAGTTTTCAAATGGGCGTTGGCGGTGGCATCACCATTGATTCTGAAAGCGCGGATGAATGGCATGAGTGCCAAACCAAAGCTGGATTTTTATACGCCTTACAAGATCAATCTGAACCCATTGGATTATTCGAAACAATTCGCATAGAACAAGGACAAGCCTGTCACATGGACATGCACCTTGAACGAATCTTCAAATCTGCTATCGAATTAAAAATTCAATTTGATTCAAACAAAGCGATTCATTTGATACAAGAGACTTGTTCACAGCTTGATGCTAATTTAATACACAGACTTCGCTTAGATTTATCAGCAGAAGGACTACTCAGCGTCAAAACAGCTGTGATTCAGAATCTTGATCCAGGCCCTGTTCTTTGGGCCAGTGATCTTTTAGCAACTGATACAACGATGTCTTCCACTGATCAATTATTGGGACACAAAGTGACGCGCCGCAAACTGTATGACCAAGCGTGGCTAGCAGCTGAAAAATTGGGTGCCTTTGATGCTTTATTCATGAACGAACAAGGGTTTGTGACTGAAGGCGGCAGATCAAATATCTTTATCAAAAAAGATGGTCAATGGCTAACACCCCCGCTTTTATCTGGATGCTTACCTGGAGTGATGAGATCAATCATCTTGAAGGATCAAAACTACAAAGCAATTGAGCAAAATATCACTCGTTTCGATGTCTTGAATGCCGAAGAATTGATTTTCACCAATGCCTTGCGTGGCATCGTGAAAACCACAAATTAA
- a CDS encoding peptidylprolyl isomerase, giving the protein MKKLLAALLLTASTLSIAGPKVEFKTSMGDFVVELNPEKAPKTVENFLGYVNSGFYNGTIFHRVINNFMVQGGGFTPDMQQKPTKAPIPLESNNGLSNVVYSIAMARTNVPDSATAQFFVNVVNNKNLDFPRPDGHGYAVFGMVIKGTETIDKIKAVSTVSKRPFADVPSTTIVINSAKVIGK; this is encoded by the coding sequence ATGAAAAAACTATTAGCCGCTCTTCTCCTGACTGCATCAACTCTTAGCATTGCAGGTCCCAAGGTTGAATTCAAAACAAGCATGGGTGACTTCGTTGTTGAACTGAATCCTGAAAAAGCACCAAAGACAGTTGAGAATTTCTTGGGCTATGTGAACAGTGGTTTTTATAACGGCACGATTTTTCATCGCGTGATCAACAACTTCATGGTGCAAGGCGGTGGGTTTACTCCTGACATGCAACAGAAACCAACCAAGGCCCCAATTCCGCTTGAATCAAATAATGGCTTGAGCAATGTGGTTTATTCAATTGCGATGGCAAGAACCAATGTCCCTGATTCTGCAACTGCACAGTTTTTTGTGAACGTTGTGAACAATAAGAACTTGGATTTCCCTCGTCCAGATGGTCATGGTTATGCCGTGTTTGGCATGGTGATCAAAGGCACAGAAACGATCGACAAGATCAAGGCTGTGAGCACTGTAAGTAAGCGTCCTTTTGCAGATGTGCCAAGCACAACCATTGTGATCAATAGCGCTAAAGTTATAGGCAAGTAA
- a CDS encoding MBL fold metallo-hydrolase produces MQKHLTYAQLVAPGIYCVDTGFVREQFDASYMVIDGDEVAFIDVGTNYSIPRFLTTLDELGLKTQQVKYIALTHVHLDHAGGAGEMMRACDQAQLLVHPRGARHMIDPSALRAGAVGVYGEEIVEQSYGQLLPVDAARVVEVGEGHQIHLGGRTLHCLDTPGHAKHHIAIWDPISRGVFTGDTFGLSYREFDTAEGAFIMPTTTPIQFDPEALKDSVLRISALKPDCLFPTHFSRINGVERLKGLFLEQLDEIVVLAKQLKDDANRHAMLKDGMAKIHINHLKTMNCKLTAAEITEFLKIDLELNALGICHWLDKS; encoded by the coding sequence ATGCAAAAACATCTGACTTATGCCCAATTAGTCGCTCCTGGCATTTACTGTGTTGACACTGGATTTGTAAGAGAGCAGTTTGATGCCAGTTATATGGTGATTGATGGTGATGAAGTTGCCTTCATCGACGTGGGTACCAATTACTCTATCCCCAGATTTTTAACGACCCTGGATGAGCTTGGCTTAAAGACCCAGCAGGTCAAATACATTGCTTTGACTCATGTTCATCTTGATCATGCTGGTGGTGCCGGTGAAATGATGAGAGCTTGTGATCAAGCTCAGTTACTTGTTCACCCCCGCGGTGCTAGACACATGATTGACCCGAGTGCTCTTAGAGCAGGAGCAGTAGGTGTTTATGGAGAAGAGATCGTTGAGCAATCCTATGGCCAATTGTTGCCAGTTGATGCTGCCAGAGTTGTAGAAGTGGGTGAGGGTCATCAAATTCATTTGGGTGGCAGAACACTTCATTGTTTAGATACACCTGGCCATGCCAAGCACCATATCGCCATTTGGGATCCTATTAGTCGGGGTGTTTTCACCGGCGACACGTTTGGTCTTTCATATAGAGAGTTTGATACGGCTGAAGGCGCCTTCATCATGCCGACCACAACCCCAATTCAGTTTGATCCTGAGGCTCTGAAGGACTCAGTTTTGCGAATTTCAGCTCTGAAGCCTGATTGTCTATTTCCGACCCATTTCAGCCGAATCAATGGTGTTGAGCGCTTAAAAGGTCTTTTTTTAGAACAATTGGATGAAATTGTTGTTTTAGCGAAACAATTAAAAGATGATGCTAATCGTCACGCAATGCTAAAGGATGGAATGGCCAAGATTCATATAAATCATTTAAAAACAATGAATTGCAAACTTACCGCTGCTGAAATCACTGAATTTCTTAAGATTGATTTAGAGCTCAATGCGCTTGGAATTTGCCATTGGCTGGATAAGTCATAG
- a CDS encoding potassium transporter Kup — translation MKPVELHGQDGHHKGSTAALAIAAIGVVFGDIGTSPLYALKESFSPSHGIPFSQMAVFGIISMMFWAILLVVTFKYVHFVMRADNKGEGGVLSLMALALRSLQSGSKSYLTVMMLGMFGACMLYGESVITPAISVLSAVEGLEIATPEMKRFVIPITVTILFALFVIQKYGTAAVGKLFGPITIAWFISLAALGLYNVIKAPEIFNAINPMYAISFIGEHTLMAFIVMGSVVLVVTGVEALYLDMGHFGRRPIRYAWLFLVLPSLLMNYFGQGALLLSNPEAIKNPFYLMVPEWALWPMVGLATAATVIASQAVISGAFSLANQAILLGFLPRMGIRHTSDNERGQIYIPVVNWSLLIMVLFTVIEFRESGNLAAAYGISVTTTMLITTILLAIVMRREWHLNPIVIACLIAAFLVIDLTFWTANLIKLKDGGWYPLLIGVICFTCLMTWYKGRKLLRDRIVNESIPLEPFVAGLLAHPPHRVEGTGVFLTAHIDYVPVAMLHNLKHNRVLHERVFFLKLSIWDVPYVNDEERLTLKDMGGQVYLVRSVHGFKETPDINKVLALIEAQYQLKFDLMETSFFLARDTVVSSKLPGMALWRQRLFAWMFQNAAKPSDFFQIPTNRVVELGAKIEI, via the coding sequence TTGAAGCCAGTTGAGCTTCATGGCCAGGATGGCCACCATAAAGGCAGTACTGCAGCTTTGGCTATTGCAGCTATTGGCGTTGTTTTTGGTGACATTGGCACAAGCCCTTTGTATGCGCTGAAGGAATCATTCAGCCCAAGTCATGGCATCCCATTCAGTCAAATGGCCGTATTTGGCATCATTTCAATGATGTTCTGGGCAATCTTGTTAGTGGTGACCTTCAAATATGTTCACTTTGTGATGAGGGCAGACAATAAAGGTGAGGGTGGCGTGTTGTCTTTGATGGCATTAGCACTTCGATCACTTCAGTCAGGTAGTAAATCATATTTAACAGTGATGATGTTAGGCATGTTCGGTGCTTGCATGCTCTATGGTGAATCTGTCATAACGCCAGCCATCTCTGTTTTGTCAGCAGTGGAAGGTTTAGAAATTGCCACGCCCGAAATGAAGCGTTTTGTGATTCCAATCACCGTCACCATTTTGTTCGCATTGTTCGTGATTCAGAAATATGGCACGGCAGCCGTTGGTAAGTTGTTTGGTCCTATCACCATTGCATGGTTCATTTCACTGGCAGCCTTGGGCCTTTATAACGTCATCAAAGCGCCTGAAATCTTCAATGCCATTAACCCAATGTACGCCATCAGCTTTATTGGCGAACATACCTTGATGGCATTCATCGTCATGGGTTCAGTGGTTTTGGTGGTTACTGGTGTAGAGGCTCTTTATCTAGATATGGGCCATTTCGGTCGTCGCCCGATTCGTTACGCTTGGTTATTTTTAGTCTTGCCAAGTTTGCTGATGAATTACTTTGGTCAGGGCGCTTTGCTCTTATCCAACCCTGAGGCCATTAAAAATCCTTTTTACTTGATGGTGCCTGAGTGGGCCCTGTGGCCGATGGTGGGCTTAGCAACAGCCGCCACTGTGATTGCATCTCAGGCTGTTATCTCAGGAGCATTCTCATTGGCAAACCAAGCCATTCTTTTAGGCTTCTTGCCTCGCATGGGTATTCGTCATACCTCTGATAACGAGAGAGGTCAGATTTACATTCCAGTAGTGAATTGGTCACTCTTGATCATGGTGCTATTCACCGTGATTGAGTTTAGAGAATCAGGTAATTTGGCAGCAGCTTACGGCATATCAGTCACCACCACCATGTTGATCACCACCATTCTTTTGGCGATCGTGATGCGTCGTGAGTGGCACCTTAATCCTATCGTCATTGCTTGTTTGATCGCAGCTTTCTTGGTGATTGATTTGACATTCTGGACTGCCAACTTGATCAAGTTAAAAGATGGTGGTTGGTACCCATTGTTGATTGGTGTGATTTGTTTCACTTGTCTCATGACTTGGTACAAGGGTAGAAAATTACTGCGCGATCGCATTGTTAATGAATCTATTCCATTAGAACCATTCGTCGCTGGACTATTGGCTCATCCACCTCATCGAGTTGAAGGCACGGGAGTCTTTTTAACGGCTCACATCGATTATGTTCCTGTGGCGATGCTACATAACCTCAAACACAATCGTGTCTTGCATGAGCGCGTTTTCTTCTTGAAGTTAAGTATTTGGGATGTCCCTTATGTGAATGATGAAGAGCGTCTAACGCTCAAAGACATGGGTGGTCAAGTTTATTTGGTTCGCTCAGTGCACGGGTTTAAGGAAACGCCAGACATCAACAAAGTATTGGCGCTGATTGAGGCTCAATATCAACTGAAGTTTGATTTGATGGAAACATCCTTCTTCTTGGCTCGGGATACGGTTGTGTCTTCAAAGTTGCCAGGAATGGCTTTGTGGCGTCAAAGGTTGTTTGCTTGGATGTTCCAAAATGCCGCAAAACCCTCAGACTTCTTCCAAATCCCAACCAATAGGGTGGTGGAGCTCGGTGCCAAGATAGAAATTTAA